DNA sequence from the Deinococcus budaensis genome:
CATCGAGGGCGGCACCCACGGCCTGGGGCCAGAGCTGGGGCCGCTCGTCGTGATCTGCGAGCGCGGCGCCCGGTCGGGCCTGGCCGCCCGTTTCCTGCAAGCCGACGGGCTGGACGCGGCGGCCTACCCGGGAGGCGTTCCGGCCCTGCGCCGCGAGACTTCCTGACTGCCGGACACCTGAGCGTGAAGGAAAGGCCCAGGCGGCCCTCCCCGCGCGCCTTTTACCCTGATCCGCATGGACCTGTCCCCCGATCAGTTCGAGAAGATGGCGAAAGCCACCTGCGCCGCCTACTCCGCCCGCCTCGGGCCGTCGCTCAGCCTGACGATGGGGGAGGGGGGCCAGCCGGACGAGGTGCTGTTTGTGCTGCGCCACCAGACCACGCCCTCGGCCGAGGTCTCCGGGGCGGCGGCGCGCGTGACCCGTCCGGCGGTGGAGCAGGGC
Encoded proteins:
- a CDS encoding rhodanese-like domain-containing protein, with amino-acid sequence MPLPDGVTLIDLRPAELRFREPLERLTALPVRAVALGAIEGGTHGLGPELGPLVVICERGARSGLAARFLQADGLDAAAYPGGVPALRRETS